In Pseudoalteromonas xiamenensis, the following are encoded in one genomic region:
- a CDS encoding winged helix-turn-helix domain-containing protein, translating into MNEVSFSRTVKEVKFGAWVLDPKRQTISDGEYERELEPLLFKILCYLIINNDRIVTRQDLVDDVWCQKYVDDNAINRAMSELRRVLKSNKQRGIVIKTHYRKGYSFFLERDIVYHDVVVTANVTPNISASRPQNELKPARSHHWYYIAASVLLFVVCLAVYFQTTLVKTEPQPIIASDITVKYRENILSWLEGNYFLPKLHPSQHKLAFSYVPRNSKDQHLILRDLASGKEDKVALPGKQLEALGWSSTNNVLYYMSFKAGDNRQCELWKMDYSAPEHKHEKVMECDPNQLMVAGFNDKLIYERYGYRGNPELSVLVLRDLKNGDEFQITSPNVNSFGDKLLYFDAQNEKLYFERVQLDQSELFVTDIEGMEAQKLAVQSQRIWAANIVDGRFLTWFNSNENKFFRYDINGKNAIESVIPLSNEDFYYALLMSEMKVLAFTGSREWDIYTMDMDSQQLTSFATNDIKEFAFTSRNSTQAYLAGSKMNRSIVLVTGDQRTTINTDTKGVKQLIFGDDNQSLFLIGEHFIKQLDISTGTIVQEKLLEESIVDAFYAKEGYLGLIMHLDVRAPSTSVLYETKTNQLISFPVNNLQWFGFVGDDKYVIFNSENKLEILNSSFDVENELELSGFENKTYKHLFTIKGNEALIQ; encoded by the coding sequence ATGAATGAAGTCAGTTTTTCAAGAACAGTAAAAGAAGTGAAGTTTGGCGCTTGGGTATTAGACCCTAAGAGACAAACTATCAGCGATGGCGAGTATGAGCGAGAGCTTGAACCCCTTTTGTTCAAGATTTTGTGCTATTTGATTATTAATAATGACCGCATTGTTACGCGACAGGATTTAGTTGACGATGTTTGGTGTCAAAAGTACGTAGATGACAATGCGATTAACCGTGCGATGTCTGAGCTAAGGCGAGTACTTAAATCCAATAAGCAACGCGGCATAGTCATAAAAACACATTACCGCAAAGGGTATAGTTTCTTTCTTGAACGCGACATCGTATATCATGATGTTGTCGTGACCGCCAATGTAACACCTAACATTTCGGCATCTCGTCCTCAAAATGAATTAAAGCCTGCACGTTCACATCATTGGTATTACATCGCGGCAAGTGTTTTATTGTTTGTCGTATGTTTAGCTGTGTATTTTCAAACTACTTTAGTCAAAACTGAGCCTCAGCCAATTATTGCATCCGATATTACAGTTAAATACCGTGAGAACATTTTGTCATGGCTTGAAGGAAACTACTTTCTTCCCAAATTACACCCATCTCAACACAAATTAGCTTTTTCTTATGTTCCAAGAAATTCCAAGGACCAACATCTTATTCTCAGAGATCTTGCCTCCGGAAAAGAAGATAAAGTGGCTTTACCGGGCAAGCAACTTGAAGCATTGGGTTGGTCTTCAACCAACAATGTGCTGTATTACATGTCTTTCAAGGCTGGTGATAATCGGCAATGTGAACTTTGGAAAATGGATTACAGTGCACCAGAACACAAGCACGAAAAGGTGATGGAATGCGACCCGAATCAGCTAATGGTCGCAGGTTTCAACGATAAGCTTATTTATGAACGATATGGATATCGAGGAAATCCAGAATTATCGGTACTGGTGCTTCGAGATTTAAAAAATGGGGATGAATTTCAAATTACATCACCAAACGTAAACTCATTTGGAGACAAATTACTTTATTTTGATGCGCAAAATGAAAAGCTTTATTTCGAACGTGTTCAACTGGATCAATCTGAACTTTTTGTCACTGATATTGAAGGCATGGAAGCCCAAAAGCTAGCCGTTCAATCACAAAGAATTTGGGCCGCAAATATCGTGGATGGCCGTTTCTTGACTTGGTTTAACAGTAATGAAAATAAATTTTTCCGGTATGACATAAATGGTAAGAATGCGATTGAATCTGTGATTCCTTTGTCGAACGAAGATTTCTATTACGCGTTATTGATGTCAGAAATGAAAGTGTTAGCGTTTACTGGTTCCAGAGAGTGGGACATATATACAATGGACATGGATTCCCAACAATTAACAAGCTTTGCGACAAATGACATTAAGGAGTTTGCGTTTACAAGCCGTAACTCCACGCAAGCCTACCTTGCAGGGTCAAAGATGAATAGAAGCATTGTTTTAGTTACGGGTGATCAGAGAACAACAATCAATACGGATACCAAAGGGGTAAAGCAACTTATTTTTGGTGATGATAATCAAAGTTTGTTTTTGATAGGTGAGCATTTTATTAAGCAACTTGATATCAGTACCGGCACAATTGTTCAGGAGAAGTTGCTGGAAGAAAGTATTGTGGACGCCTTCTACGCAAAAGAAGGCTATTTGGGGCTGATTATGCATTTAGATGTGCGGGCACCAAGTACATCCGTACTTTATGAAACAAAAACGAATCAGCTAATTAGTTTTCCGGTTAATAACCTTCAGTGGTTTGGTTTTGTTGGTGATGATAAATACGTTATCTTCAATTCTGAAAACAAGCTAGAGATACTCAACTCGTCGTTTGATGTTGAAAATGAGCTTGAGTTATCCGGTTTCGAAAATAAAACCTACAAACACCTTTTCACTATCAAAGGGAATGAGGCTCTTATACAGTGA
- a CDS encoding F0F1 ATP synthase subunit epsilon: MTMTVHLDVVSVEKSLFSGDVASIQVTGSEGELGIHPGHAPLLTTLKPGMVRYVTADGAENIVYVAGGTLEVLPKGVTVLADVAMRGEDLDEQAAEAAKREAEAQMASSNASELDYHEAAVQLAEAVAQLRIISQLRK; encoded by the coding sequence ATGACAATGACTGTACATCTTGATGTCGTAAGCGTTGAAAAAAGCCTGTTTTCAGGTGATGTTGCTTCGATTCAAGTGACTGGTAGTGAAGGTGAATTGGGTATCCACCCAGGTCACGCGCCACTATTGACCACCCTGAAGCCTGGTATGGTACGTTACGTAACAGCAGACGGTGCAGAAAACATCGTCTACGTTGCAGGTGGTACGCTGGAAGTTCTTCCAAAAGGCGTAACGGTACTTGCAGACGTTGCAATGCGTGGCGAAGACCTTGATGAGCAAGCTGCTGAAGCGGCAAAGCGCGAAGCTGAAGCGCAGATGGCATCTTCGAATGCCTCTGAGCTTGACTACCATGAAGCTGCGGTACAGCTTGCAGAAGCAGTTGCACAGCTACGCATCATCAGCCAGCTACGTAAGTAA
- the atpD gene encoding F0F1 ATP synthase subunit beta: MSLGKVVQIIGAVVDIEFPQDNVPAVYDALKVTDGDLAGLTLEVQQQLGGGVVRAIALGTTDGLRRSAQVQGTGEPIKVPVGTATLGRIMNVLGDAIDEAGPIGEEERWSIHREAPSYEDQSNSVELLETGIKVIDLVCPFAKGGKVGLFGGAGVGKTVNMMELIRNIAIEHSGYSVFAGVGERTREGNDFYHEMNDSNVLDKVSLVYGQMNEPPGNRLRVALTGLTMAEKFRDEGRDVLFFVDNIYRYTLAGTEVSALLGRMPSAVGYQPTLAEEMGVLQERITSTKTGSITSIQAVYVPADDLTDPSPATTFAHLDATVVLSRDIAALGIYPAVDPLDSTSRQLDPLVIGQEHYDTARGVQTLLQRYKELKDIIAILGMDELSDDDKLVVTRARKIQRFLSQPFFVAEVFTGSPGKYVSLKDTISGFKGILGGDYDDLPEQAFYMVGSIDEAIDKAKNM, encoded by the coding sequence ATGAGTTTAGGTAAGGTCGTCCAAATTATCGGCGCCGTTGTGGACATCGAGTTTCCACAAGACAACGTGCCAGCCGTATATGACGCACTAAAAGTAACAGACGGCGACCTAGCTGGTTTGACTTTAGAAGTTCAACAACAGTTAGGTGGCGGTGTAGTACGTGCAATCGCACTTGGTACTACAGACGGTTTACGTCGTAGCGCGCAAGTACAAGGTACTGGCGAGCCAATCAAAGTTCCAGTAGGTACAGCGACACTAGGTCGTATCATGAACGTACTTGGTGACGCGATTGATGAAGCTGGTCCAATTGGTGAAGAAGAGCGTTGGTCAATCCACCGTGAAGCACCAAGCTACGAAGACCAAAGCAACTCGGTAGAACTACTAGAAACTGGTATCAAAGTAATCGACTTAGTATGTCCATTCGCGAAGGGTGGTAAAGTAGGTCTATTCGGTGGTGCGGGTGTAGGTAAAACCGTAAACATGATGGAACTTATCCGTAACATCGCTATCGAGCACAGCGGCTACTCAGTATTCGCGGGTGTTGGTGAGCGTACACGTGAGGGTAACGACTTCTATCACGAAATGAATGACTCAAACGTACTAGACAAAGTATCTCTAGTATACGGTCAGATGAATGAGCCACCAGGTAACCGTCTACGTGTTGCTTTGACTGGTCTTACAATGGCAGAAAAGTTCCGTGACGAAGGTCGTGACGTACTATTCTTCGTTGATAACATCTACCGTTATACACTAGCGGGTACTGAAGTATCAGCACTTCTAGGCCGTATGCCTTCAGCAGTAGGTTACCAACCAACACTAGCTGAAGAGATGGGTGTGCTTCAAGAGCGTATCACGTCGACTAAGACAGGCTCAATCACGTCAATCCAAGCGGTATACGTACCTGCGGATGACTTAACTGACCCGTCACCAGCAACAACGTTTGCTCACTTAGACGCGACAGTAGTACTTTCACGTGATATCGCAGCACTTGGTATCTACCCTGCGGTAGACCCACTTGACTCAACGTCACGCCAACTTGACCCATTAGTAATCGGTCAAGAACACTACGACACAGCGCGTGGTGTACAAACACTACTACAACGCTACAAAGAGTTGAAAGACATCATCGCCATCCTTGGTATGGATGAGCTTTCAGACGACGACAAGCTTGTTGTAACACGTGCTCGTAAGATCCAGCGTTTCCTATCACAGCCGTTCTTCGTTGCTGAGGTATTCACTGGTTCACCAGGTAAGTACGTTTCACTGAAAGACACTATCTCTGGTTTCAAAGGCATCCTAGGCGGTGACTATGATGATCTTCCAGAGCAAGCTTTCTACATGGTTGGCTCAATCGACGAAGCGATCGATAAAGCTAAAAACATGTAA
- the atpG gene encoding F0F1 ATP synthase subunit gamma yields MASGKEIKSKIGSIKNTQKITSAMEMVAASKMKKAQDRVAQSRPYADGIRKVIGHVAQANLEFRHPFLEERDAKRVGYIVVSTDRGLCGGLNANEFKRVVQHVKAWKEKGVDAEFATIGGKASGFFKRFGGNLLAKTAGLGEAPSVQDVIGPVKVMLDAYEEGKIDRLYVVYNKFVNTMKQEPTIDQLLPLPKAEQQISSHSWDYLYEPDPEPILETLMVRFIESQVYQGVVENAASEQAARMVAMKAATDNAGNIMDELQLKYNKARQAAITQEISEIVAGSAAV; encoded by the coding sequence ATGGCCAGCGGAAAAGAGATAAAAAGCAAGATCGGGAGTATCAAGAATACTCAAAAGATCACCAGCGCAATGGAAATGGTTGCTGCGTCTAAAATGAAAAAGGCGCAAGACCGTGTGGCACAAAGCCGTCCATATGCAGATGGTATTCGCAAGGTGATCGGTCATGTTGCTCAAGCTAATCTCGAGTTTCGTCACCCGTTCTTAGAAGAACGTGATGCGAAACGCGTAGGTTACATCGTTGTCTCTACCGACCGTGGTCTATGTGGCGGCTTAAACGCGAATGAGTTTAAGCGTGTAGTTCAACACGTTAAAGCGTGGAAAGAGAAAGGCGTAGACGCTGAGTTTGCTACCATTGGTGGTAAAGCGTCAGGCTTCTTCAAACGCTTTGGCGGTAATCTACTTGCCAAAACGGCTGGGTTAGGTGAAGCACCTTCTGTTCAGGACGTTATCGGTCCTGTGAAAGTAATGCTTGATGCATACGAAGAAGGCAAGATTGACCGTTTATACGTTGTGTATAACAAATTCGTTAACACAATGAAGCAAGAGCCAACTATCGATCAGCTATTGCCTTTGCCAAAAGCAGAGCAGCAAATTTCATCTCACTCTTGGGACTACCTATATGAGCCGGATCCAGAGCCAATTCTGGAAACGTTGATGGTTCGTTTTATCGAATCTCAGGTATATCAAGGCGTGGTAGAAAATGCAGCGTCAGAACAAGCCGCGCGTATGGTTGCGATGAAAGCCGCAACAGATAACGCAGGCAACATTATGGACGAACTGCAATTGAAATATAACAAGGCGCGTCAAGCGGCAATCACACAAGAAATCAGTGAGATTGTGGCTGGCTCGGCTGCTGTGTAA
- the atpA gene encoding F0F1 ATP synthase subunit alpha, translating to MQLNSTEISALIKQRIEQFEVVSEARNEGTIVSVTDGIIRIHGLADCMQGEMIELPGNRYAIALNLERDSVGAVVMGPYADLKEGVKVQATGRILEVPVGRALLGRVVNTLGEPIDGKGPIANDGFEPVEKIAPGVIERQSVDQPVQTGYKSIDAMIPVGRGQRELVIGDRQTGKTALAIDAIINQKGTGVKCVYVAIGQKASTIANVVRKLEEHGALENTIVVVASASESAALQFLAPFAGCTMGEYFRDRGEDALIVYDDLSKQAVAYRQISLLLRRPPGREAYPGDVFYLHSRLLERASRVNADYVEKYTNGEVKGQTGSLTALPIIETQGGDVSAFVPTNVISITDGQIFLESDLFNAGIRPAVNAGISVSRVGGAAQTKIVKKLGGGIRLALAQYRELAAFSQFASDLDDATRSQLEHGERVTELMKQKQYAPMSVADMSLSLFAAEKGYLKDVAINKIGDFEAAALAYANSTYAELMAKINETGDYNAEIEAKLKELLEKFKATQTW from the coding sequence ATGCAACTTAATTCCACTGAAATTTCTGCGCTGATCAAGCAACGCATTGAGCAGTTCGAAGTTGTAAGTGAAGCTCGTAACGAAGGTACAATCGTATCTGTTACTGACGGTATCATCCGCATCCACGGTCTTGCTGACTGTATGCAAGGTGAAATGATCGAGCTTCCAGGCAACCGTTATGCAATCGCACTAAACCTTGAGCGTGACTCAGTAGGTGCGGTAGTTATGGGTCCATACGCTGACCTTAAAGAAGGCGTAAAAGTACAAGCGACAGGTCGTATCCTTGAAGTACCAGTTGGTCGTGCACTACTAGGCCGTGTTGTTAACACACTTGGTGAGCCAATCGACGGTAAAGGTCCTATCGCAAACGACGGTTTTGAGCCAGTTGAGAAAATCGCACCAGGCGTTATCGAGCGTCAATCGGTAGACCAACCAGTACAAACTGGTTATAAGTCAATCGACGCGATGATCCCAGTTGGTCGTGGTCAGCGTGAGCTTGTTATCGGTGACCGTCAAACTGGTAAAACTGCACTAGCAATCGATGCTATCATCAACCAAAAAGGTACTGGTGTTAAGTGTGTGTACGTAGCTATCGGTCAGAAAGCTTCTACAATCGCTAACGTAGTTCGTAAGCTTGAAGAGCACGGTGCACTAGAAAATACTATCGTTGTAGTCGCATCGGCTTCTGAATCAGCAGCGCTTCAATTCCTAGCGCCATTTGCTGGTTGTACAATGGGTGAATACTTCCGTGACCGCGGTGAAGACGCACTAATCGTATACGATGATTTGTCAAAGCAAGCTGTTGCTTACCGTCAAATCTCGTTGCTACTACGTCGTCCACCAGGTCGTGAAGCATACCCAGGTGACGTTTTCTATCTTCACTCACGTCTTCTAGAGCGTGCATCACGTGTTAACGCTGATTACGTTGAGAAGTACACAAACGGTGAAGTGAAAGGTCAAACAGGTTCATTGACGGCATTGCCAATCATTGAAACTCAAGGTGGTGACGTTTCTGCATTCGTACCGACAAACGTTATCTCAATCACTGACGGTCAGATCTTCTTAGAATCTGATTTGTTCAACGCAGGTATCCGTCCAGCGGTTAACGCTGGTATCTCGGTATCGCGTGTAGGTGGTGCAGCGCAAACTAAGATCGTTAAGAAACTAGGTGGTGGTATCCGTCTAGCTCTTGCTCAGTACCGTGAACTTGCGGCGTTCTCGCAATTCGCTTCTGACCTTGACGATGCTACGCGTTCACAACTTGAACACGGTGAGCGTGTAACAGAGCTAATGAAGCAGAAACAGTACGCACCAATGTCTGTTGCTGACATGTCGCTTTCGCTATTCGCAGCTGAAAAAGGCTACCTAAAAGACGTTGCTATCAACAAGATTGGTGACTTCGAAGCCGCAGCACTTGCATACGCGAACAGCACATACGCAGAGCTTATGGCTAAAATCAATGAAACAGGTGATTACAACGCCGAGATCGAAGCGAAGTTAAAAGAACTTCTTGAGAAGTTCAAAGCAACGCAAACTTGGTAA
- the atpH gene encoding F0F1 ATP synthase subunit delta produces the protein MSELTTIARPYAKAAFEFAVDKGAVESWNDMLFFAAEVAKNEQVAQFLASSASAQKQADVFVQVCAEQINEHGQNLIKVMAENGRLVALPAVAKLFAEFKADYDKEIDVDVVSATELAAEQQAKLVTALEKRFARKVKLNCSVDANTVGGLVIKAGDTVIDGSIRGKLNRLATALQS, from the coding sequence ATGTCAGAATTGACTACTATCGCTCGTCCTTACGCTAAAGCGGCTTTTGAGTTTGCTGTTGATAAGGGCGCTGTAGAAAGCTGGAACGATATGTTGTTCTTTGCAGCTGAAGTTGCAAAAAATGAACAAGTAGCGCAGTTTCTAGCAAGCAGCGCTTCTGCACAAAAACAAGCTGACGTATTCGTTCAGGTTTGTGCAGAACAAATCAACGAGCATGGCCAAAACTTGATTAAAGTAATGGCTGAGAATGGACGTTTGGTTGCACTACCAGCAGTTGCTAAATTGTTTGCTGAATTCAAAGCAGACTATGATAAAGAAATCGACGTTGACGTTGTTTCTGCAACTGAACTTGCTGCTGAGCAGCAAGCTAAATTAGTGACAGCACTAGAAAAACGTTTCGCACGCAAAGTTAAGCTGAATTGTAGTGTTGATGCCAATACTGTAGGTGGTCTTGTGATTAAAGCAGGCGACACAGTTATTGACGGATCAATTCGCGGCAAGCTAAATCGCTTAGCCACTGCACTACAATCGTAA
- the atpF gene encoding F0F1 ATP synthase subunit B, whose product MNLNATLLGELIAFIVFVWFCMKYVWPPLNGAIEARQKKIEDGLAASDKAEKDLELARQKAAEQLKEAKSQAAEIIEQAKKRAALIVDEETIRGQQEREKIIAQGHSEVEAERNRAKEELRQQVASLAVTGAEKILGREINVAAHSDIVEKLVAEL is encoded by the coding sequence GTGAACTTAAACGCCACTCTACTAGGTGAATTAATCGCGTTCATCGTTTTCGTTTGGTTCTGCATGAAGTATGTATGGCCACCGTTAAATGGTGCGATTGAAGCTCGCCAAAAGAAAATCGAAGACGGCCTTGCCGCTTCTGATAAAGCTGAAAAAGACTTAGAACTTGCTCGTCAAAAAGCAGCTGAGCAGCTTAAAGAAGCAAAATCGCAAGCGGCTGAAATCATCGAACAAGCTAAAAAGCGTGCTGCGCTTATTGTTGACGAGGAAACTATCCGCGGTCAGCAAGAGCGTGAGAAAATCATTGCTCAAGGTCACTCTGAAGTTGAAGCTGAGCGTAACCGTGCTAAAGAAGAACTACGTCAACAAGTAGCTTCTCTTGCGGTTACTGGCGCAGAAAAGATTTTAGGCCGTGAAATCAATGTAGCCGCGCACAGCGACATCGTTGAAAAACTTGTAGCTGAGCTTTAA
- the atpE gene encoding F0F1 ATP synthase subunit C, with product MEALELLTGLKFIAVALLIGLGALGTAIGFGTLGGKFLESAARQPELAPQLQVKMFIVAGLIDAIAMIGVGIAMVLLFVM from the coding sequence ATGGAAGCTTTAGAACTACTTACTGGCTTAAAATTTATCGCAGTTGCACTTCTAATCGGTTTAGGCGCGCTAGGTACTGCAATTGGTTTCGGTACACTAGGTGGTAAATTCCTTGAGTCAGCTGCTCGTCAACCAGAGCTTGCACCACAACTTCAAGTTAAAATGTTCATCGTTGCGGGTCTTATCGATGCGATCGCGATGATCGGTGTTGGTATCGCAATGGTATTGTTGTTCGTAATGTAA
- the atpB gene encoding F0F1 ATP synthase subunit A has product MAAEQSLQGYIQHHLTNAKMCTTDSGIAFNKACSEAGFWTWHVDTLAWSVLLGLVFIWIFKSAANKATTGVPGKLQCFVEMIVEFVDSNVKDTFHGKSKLIAPLALTIFVWVFLMNLMDLIPVDFLPFAAGQIGAATMSMDPHDVYMKVVPTTDLNLTAALALGVFVLIIFYSIRTKGILGFVKELTLHPFSAKNPFVQALLIPVNFVMEFITLVARPISLALRLHGNLFAGELIFIIIAAIGMFQLPLHFIWAVFHILVIVLQAFVFMMLTIVYLSMAASDSH; this is encoded by the coding sequence ATGGCTGCAGAACAAAGCTTACAAGGCTATATTCAGCACCACCTTACCAATGCCAAAATGTGTACGACCGATTCAGGTATCGCATTTAACAAGGCATGTAGTGAGGCTGGTTTCTGGACTTGGCATGTAGATACTTTGGCTTGGTCAGTTCTACTAGGACTTGTTTTTATCTGGATTTTCAAAAGTGCCGCGAACAAAGCGACCACTGGCGTGCCAGGTAAACTACAGTGTTTTGTAGAAATGATCGTTGAATTCGTTGACTCGAACGTGAAAGACACTTTCCACGGTAAGAGTAAACTGATTGCTCCTTTAGCCTTAACGATTTTCGTTTGGGTATTTCTAATGAACTTGATGGATTTGATCCCAGTTGACTTCCTTCCATTTGCTGCAGGGCAAATTGGTGCGGCAACAATGAGTATGGATCCACATGACGTATACATGAAAGTGGTACCAACAACCGACCTAAACTTAACGGCCGCGTTGGCTCTGGGTGTATTCGTACTGATCATTTTCTATTCTATCCGTACTAAAGGCATTTTAGGCTTTGTTAAAGAGCTTACGCTGCACCCGTTCTCAGCAAAGAACCCGTTTGTTCAGGCGTTGCTTATCCCTGTGAACTTCGTGATGGAATTTATTACTTTGGTCGCACGTCCAATCTCGTTGGCACTGCGTCTTCACGGTAACTTATTTGCGGGTGAATTGATTTTCATCATCATCGCAGCAATTGGTATGTTCCAGTTGCCACTACACTTTATCTGGGCCGTTTTCCACATCCTAGTTATCGTGTTACAAGCATTCGTATTTATGATGTTGACGATTGTATACCTAAGTATGGCAGCGTCGGACAGTCATTAA
- a CDS encoding ATP synthase subunit I — protein sequence MTQSLASPYRRAALKGVLSQGVVAFAIAVIVFVGWGALAALSALSGGVIAVLPNLIFAVYAFRYVGASKANQVHKSFKRGAGLKFLLTALLFIVAFKTLQVEPLWLFVSFISVTVVSWFTSIFFNH from the coding sequence GTGACTCAATCGTTAGCCAGCCCGTATCGAAGAGCTGCATTAAAAGGTGTTTTATCTCAGGGCGTCGTGGCATTCGCCATCGCAGTTATCGTTTTTGTTGGTTGGGGAGCTTTAGCCGCCCTATCGGCTCTGTCCGGTGGAGTGATTGCTGTGCTTCCCAATTTAATATTTGCCGTTTACGCCTTCCGATATGTGGGCGCAAGTAAGGCAAACCAAGTGCATAAATCGTTTAAACGAGGCGCTGGGCTAAAATTTTTGTTAACCGCTCTACTTTTTATTGTGGCGTTTAAAACATTGCAAGTGGAACCGCTTTGGTTGTTTGTGAGTTTTATTAGTGTGACGGTAGTGAGCTGGTTTACATCGATTTTTTTTAATCATTAA
- a CDS encoding ParB/RepB/Spo0J family partition protein — translation MSVKKRGLGRGLDALLSSAKPNAVEPKLEHVESTQDVATASQDKTLLTLPIEFLQRGKYQPRKDMSEEALEELASSIRAQGVIQPIVVRPVAENKYEIIAGERRWRASQLAKLDVVPCIIKDVADEAAVAIALIENIQREDLNAMEEAIALQRLIDEFALTHQQVAEAVGKSRTTVTNLLRLNNLNDDVKILLEHGDIEMGHARCLLGLEGASQSEAANVVVAKALTVRETEKLVRKMLEPQPEKTVKDKDPDVQLLEQQLADNLGAKVEISYNQKGKGKLVISYASLDELDGILGRIHPDLQQPS, via the coding sequence ATGTCGGTGAAAAAACGAGGCTTAGGTCGTGGTTTGGATGCTTTGCTAAGTTCAGCGAAACCGAACGCGGTGGAACCCAAACTTGAACACGTAGAATCGACACAGGATGTCGCGACTGCCTCACAAGACAAAACCTTGCTTACCCTGCCTATCGAGTTTTTGCAGCGCGGTAAATATCAACCGCGTAAAGACATGTCAGAAGAAGCACTTGAAGAGTTGGCCAGTTCAATTCGTGCACAGGGTGTGATTCAACCTATCGTCGTTCGTCCGGTTGCCGAAAATAAATACGAAATTATTGCGGGTGAACGTCGTTGGCGCGCTTCGCAATTAGCGAAGCTTGATGTCGTTCCATGTATCATCAAAGACGTTGCAGATGAAGCGGCGGTTGCTATCGCGCTGATTGAAAACATTCAACGTGAAGATCTTAATGCGATGGAAGAAGCCATTGCGCTGCAACGCTTAATTGATGAATTTGCATTAACTCATCAGCAAGTGGCGGAAGCAGTTGGTAAATCCCGCACTACGGTCACCAATTTACTGCGTTTGAATAATCTTAATGATGATGTAAAAATTTTGTTAGAGCATGGTGACATTGAAATGGGTCATGCTCGTTGCTTGCTCGGTCTTGAAGGTGCGTCACAATCTGAAGCTGCAAATGTAGTCGTTGCCAAGGCTTTAACGGTTCGTGAAACGGAAAAACTTGTCCGTAAAATGCTTGAACCACAGCCTGAGAAGACGGTAAAAGACAAAGACCCTGATGTCCAGTTACTGGAACAACAGTTAGCGGATAATTTAGGTGCGAAAGTTGAGATTAGTTACAACCAAAAAGGAAAAGGCAAGCTGGTCATTTCCTACGCCAGCCTAGATGAACTCGACGGGATACTCGGCCGTATCCACCCTGACCTCCAACAACCTTCCTAA
- a CDS encoding ParA family protein, producing the protein MARVIAIANQKGGVGKTTTAVNLAASMAATKRKVLLIDLDPQGNATMGSGVDKYGDVPTIYDLLIEDKPIHDVISKETSGEYHLIAANGDVTAAEVKLMELFAREVRLRNALESVLAEYDFIFIDCPPSLNMLTVNAMAAADSILVPMQCEYYALEGLTALMDTITQLSKLVNPKLQIEGILRTMYDPRNRLANDVSEQLKQHFGDKVYRTVIPRNVRLAEAPSFGAPAMYYDRASSGAKSYLALAGEILRRKEKQAAAVA; encoded by the coding sequence GTGGCTCGAGTTATTGCGATTGCAAATCAGAAAGGTGGAGTCGGAAAAACCACCACAGCAGTGAATTTGGCGGCGTCGATGGCTGCAACGAAGCGCAAAGTCTTGTTGATTGACCTTGACCCTCAAGGTAACGCGACGATGGGCAGCGGCGTTGATAAATATGGTGATGTCCCCACGATTTACGATTTATTAATTGAAGATAAGCCAATTCATGACGTGATCTCAAAAGAGACGTCTGGTGAATACCACTTAATTGCTGCAAATGGCGATGTTACAGCGGCAGAAGTGAAGCTAATGGAACTATTTGCGCGCGAAGTACGTTTACGCAATGCACTTGAAAGTGTGTTGGCTGAATATGACTTTATTTTTATTGATTGTCCGCCTTCGCTTAACATGCTGACAGTCAATGCAATGGCCGCTGCAGATTCGATTTTAGTACCAATGCAATGCGAGTACTATGCGCTTGAAGGTTTAACGGCGCTCATGGACACCATCACTCAATTGTCCAAACTGGTAAACCCGAAACTCCAGATTGAGGGAATTTTGAGAACCATGTACGATCCTCGTAACCGATTAGCCAATGATGTTTCAGAACAATTGAAGCAACATTTTGGTGATAAGGTGTATCGTACGGTCATTCCTCGTAATGTAAGACTCGCGGAAGCGCCTAGTTTTGGTGCACCAGCGATGTACTACGACAGAGCATCAAGTGGTGCTAAGTCTTACCTTGCATTGGCGGGTGAGATTCTGCGCAGAAAAGAAAAACAAGCAGCCGCAGTGGCATAA